Proteins from one Mercurialis annua linkage group LG7, ddMerAnnu1.2, whole genome shotgun sequence genomic window:
- the LOC126655734 gene encoding small ubiquitin-related modifier 1-like — translation MSATGDGGGGGGGQEEDKKPVDQTAHINLKVKGQDGNEVFFRIKRSTQLRKLMTAYCDRQSVEFNSIAFLFDGRRLRAEQTPDELEMEDGDEIDAMLHQTGGGDA, via the exons ATGTCTGCAACCGGTGACGGCGGAGGCGGTGGCGGTGGTCAGGAAGAAGACAAGAAGCCTGTGGATCAAACTGCTCATATTAATCTTAAAGTGAAGGGACAA GATGGCAATGAGGTGTTTTTCAGGATCAAGAGAAGCACGCAGCTGCGGAAACTAATGACTGCTTACTGTGATAGGCAATCAGTAGAATTCAACTCGATTGCTTTTCTGTTTGATGGCAGGAGGCTGCGTGCTGAACAGACTCCTGATGAG CTTGAGATGGAAGATGGAGATGAAATTGATGCTATGCTGCACCAAACTGGAGGTGGAGATGCATAG
- the LOC126655733 gene encoding ER lumen protein-retaining receptor-like, which yields MNIFRLAGDMTHLASVLVLLLKIHTIKSCAGISLKTQELYALVFATRYLDIFTDFISFYNTIMKLIFLGSSFLIVWYIRNHKIVSRSYDRAQDTFRHHFIILPCFLLALIVNEKFMFKEVMWTFSIYLEAVAILPQLVLLQKTKNIDNLTGQYVFLLGAYRGLYILNWIYRYFTEPHYVHWIAWISGLVQTLLYADFFYYYFESWKNNKRLQLPA from the exons ATGAATATATTTAGGTTAGCGGGTGATATGACTCACCTCGCTAGCGTTCTAGTCTTGCTCCTTAAGATCCACACCATCAAATCTTGCGCTG GAATTTCTTTGAAAACTCAAGAACTCTATGCTCTAGTTTTTGCTACTCGCTACTTGGATATATTCACGGATTTCATATCCTTTTACAATACTATCATGAAGCTAATATTTCTAGGAAGCTCATTTTTGATAGTTTGGTACATAAGGAACCACAAAATTGTCAGCAGGTCTTATGATAGAGCTCAAGACACCTTCCGCCATCATTTTATTATACTACCTTGCTTCCTCTTGGCCCTTATTGTGAACGAGAAATTTATGTTTAAAGAG GTCATGTGGACGTTTTCCATCTATTTAGAAGCTGTTGCCATACTTCCTCAGCTTGTTCTGTTGcagaaaactaaaaatattgaCAACTTGACTGGGCAATATGTATTTCTTCTTGG TGCCTACCGAGGTCTTTATATTCTGAACTGGATCTATCGCTACTTCACTGAGCCACACTATGTCCATTGGATAG CTTGGATTTCAGGGCTTGTACAGACATTGCTGTATGCAGACTTCTTCTATTACTACTTTGAGAG CTGGAAAAACAACAAGAGGCTCCAGTTACCAGCCTGA